The region TTGTTTGCAACTGATTATTATCAGTCCTAAAATTAATATCCAAAGTAGTTTTTTTTTCATTTATCAATGTTTAACTGTTATGCTGGTATCTTTCACAATGCCCGCTAACGTTTGGCAAATTGGCGATGGAGCCGACTTTTAGCACAAATGTTGAATAGAATTACTAATCTTCAACATTGCACAAAAGTTCAATAGAAGTACTTCACCGGCTCTATTGCCAATTTGTTTGTTATGTGCCGTTTTATTCCATTTTATACATTTAACAATTGCTGAAACGTAAAGTCGGGTTTAAACATTTCAATTTCGTTTTGAGTTGATTCTTCTTGTGCTTCTTTGCCATAGATAAACATTTGCTGTTCATAATTTTTAACAGCCTCTTCAATGCTATTAAATTTTCCATCGGCTAGATTATCAGACAATATCAAGGCATCCACCAACCCACTATTTACTCCCTGCCCTGCAAAAGGCGGCATCAAATGTGCGGCATCCCCAATCATTGTTATGGGTAATGGGCGCTTGCTTTTCCAAGGCTTTTCTAAAGGAAATATCCGTGTAGCCAATCCTACAAATGACAACGTCGTATGAATCAATTCTTTGTAGCGTTCGTCCCAATCGGAAAATTCTTTCAGAAGAAAATCAACGACACTATTTCTGTTTTGAAAATCTACCTGCGTTTGGTTTTTCCATTCATCAGGTGTTTTAAAACTTATTCCAAAATGCAATGCACCATTATTATTGGGGTTAGCAAATAATAAATTACCTTGGTGAGATGCCATTAGCCGGTTTCCATTGCATAGCTGAAAAAATCCAGGACAGTTTATCTCTGGTTGATGAATATCGGCTTGTATATTGAAAGTACCTGTTTCTTCAACTTCCGTGTCGGTAACAAATTTTCTTACCTTGGACATCCCGCCATTGGCAAGAATAACCAAATCTGCTGTTTCACTCGGTTTATTCTCAAAAGTTAGTGTCCACTTCTTCTTACCAGGTTCAAGCATAACAAGTTTTCTATCCCAAATAACCGTGTCGTTTTCTAAACTATTCAACAAGATAGCCCTTAAGTCATTTCTGTTTATTTCAGGATTGTCAAATCGATTTTCGGGCTTTACATTTTTTGTGGATAAAATATTGCCTTTTTCATCAGCAATATTTACACCCATTGGTAAGGCTAAGTCATAATAAGTTTGTAACAATCCCGCTTTTTTCATTGCTTCCTGACCTGAACCTTTGTGTAGGTCAAGGGTTCCACCAAAAATTCTTGCCTCTCGGTCGTTGTCTCTTTCGTAAACTGAAACGTCTATGCCGTTTTGCTGTAATAATTTTGCCATAGTCAGTCCAACGGGTCCACCACCAATTATTGCAACGTTCTTATCACTAAGTAAATTCATTTGTTTGTCTGTATCTATTCGCATTGTCATTCAAAAATGGCACATAACATTGTTATTTCACGAAATAAAACACGGTGTAGTTTCGTAAAATAACACCTATATGCGCATTTCGTAAAATCTGTTGCTAATATAATTACTTTTTTTGTAAATTAGATACTTAGTAAGTTATTTTTTGTGGATAGCGAAACAAAATAGGTTAAATTAGATTTATTTAAGTATGGATAGCGAAACAATATTAAAAACCTTACACGACCGATTGCAAGTGCAACGCTACGCCAATAATACCATAAAATCGTATTGTGGTTATGCACAAATATTCTTAGAGTATATGAATAAATATCGTACGCTCAACGAAATACCTATTGCTGAAATAGAGGGTTTTATTAATGAAAAAGTATTTCAAGACAATATTAGTGCATCTTATCAACGCTCTTTAGTTGGGGCAATTAAGAAGATTTATGAGTTGGTCAATAATCAATCGATAGAGTTAAATTATTTATATCCTAAACGAAAATCAACCCAACTGCCTACTTTCTTTTCTCAAGAAGAAGTGAGAAAAATATTAAATGCTACAGAAAATTTAAAGCATAAAGCAATTCTTACCACTATTTACAGTTGTGGATTACGCTTAAGTGAGTTAATAAATCTTAAACTAACCGATGTAAAATCCGACAGTAATTTACTATTAATACAACAAAGCAAAGGGAATAAAGATAGGCTAGTAGCTTTACCTGATAAGTTATTAAGTTTGTTGCGAGAATATTATATTGAATATAAACCCAAAATATTTTTATTTGAAGGAACTAATGATGAGCAATACAGCGAAAGAAGTGTTCAGTTAGTTTTGAAAAAGTCAATGAAAAAAGCCAATATTGTAACAAAAGGCAGTGTGCATACTTTGCGTCATTCATACGCCACACATTTAATAAAAAGCGGAATTGACATTCGGGTTGTACAAGAATTATTAGGGCATAGTGATATTAGAACAACCATGATTTACACTCATATTACAGATGTAGATAAGAAATCGACACCAAGTCCATTAGATTTTTTGTAACCTAAATTAAAAAACCCAACTTTACATTTTTGGGTGTAAAATTGGGTGTTTATGCTTTAACTGATTAAGTATCAGTGTTTATTGCGGAGAAAGAGGGATTCGAACCCCCGGACCTGTTACAGTCAACAGTTTTCAAGACTGCCGCAATCGACCACTCTGCCATTTCTCCTTTGGTCTACACTACTTGTGTATTGCGAGTGCAAATATAGGCACTTCATTTAGAAATGCAAAAAAATATACACTAAAAAACACACTTTTTTTGCCTACTAAAACTAACCTACTCTATAGTAAATATTTATACTGACTAAAAAAGGTCTTAATAAGTATAAAACTTACTAAGACCTCTAGATTTTCCTGTACCACATGAAATTTCTAGTACTGTATATATTCTGTTATCTCTAGACCATATCCTGTCATTCCTACTCTTTTTCCTTGAGCTGAATTTGATAGTAATTTAATTTTCGAAATATTCAAATCGTGAAGTATTTGAGCTCCAATTCCGAAGTCTTTCTCATCTCCTGATAACTTAGGAGTATCAAGATCTAACTTCGCTCCAGTGTTTTTTAGCATAGCAAGTCTATTTAAAAGACTAGCACTATAATCTTCTTGGGTGATAAATAAGATTGCTCCTTTATCTGCTTCATTAATCTTGGCAAAAGTATTCTCCATACGGATACTTAACTTTCCACTTAAAGCATCAAGGATATCGTTATTACCTATTGTAGAGTTGATACGAGTAAGAACTGCTTCTTGCCCGTTCCAATCTCCTTTAGTCAAAGCGATATGTACTTGGCCATTTGTGTTTTGTTGGTAAGCTCTTAATCTGAAACTACCATATTTAGTATCTATCTCAAAATCTTCTTTCTTTTCTATAAGGCTATCGTGTTTCATTCGATATGCCACAAGAGCTTCTATAGAAATAATCTTCAAATCCCACTTCTTTGCTACCTCCATTAACTGAGGTAAACGAGCCATAGAACCATCTTCATTTAATATTTCTACTAATATTCCTGCAGGCTTAAAACCAGCCAATCTGGCTAAGTCAACTGCAGCCTCCGTATGACCAGTTCTCCTAAGCACTCCACCTTCCTTAGCTATTAAAGGAAATATATGACCAGGACGTCCTAAATCATCTCCTGTAGTCTCTTGTTTTACTAAAGACTCTATTGTTTTGGCACGATCGTATACTGATATACCAGTAGTACATCCATGTCCTTTTAAATCAATCGAAACAGTAAATGCTGTTTGATGAAGTACTGTATTATTATTTACCATTGGATGCAAGTCTAATTCTTGACATCTTTCCTTTGTAAGGGGAGCACAGATAAGTCCTCTTCCATGAGTAGCCATAAAGTTAATCATCTCAGGAGTTACCATCTCTGCAGCGGCGATAAAATCACCTTCGTTTTCACGATCCTCATCATCTACCACTATGATTACTTTTCCCGCTTTGATATCTGCGATTGCTTCCTCGATAGTGTTTAATTGAATGTGATTATGTGACATTATTTTAGTTGTTTTTGTTGTTCTCTGTTGATTTAATCTCTTCTTTATTTGCTTTGAATCGCATTTTTGCTGAAACAAATAAATCTTTTATTGTATCTAAAGACAAGCTAAAGCTGACATCCCCGTTATCCTTAGTTGCTTTATACGTTAAATAAATAGCTAGAGGCGTAAGTGCCAATGAGCCTATCCAACCACCTAAGAAGGGAATAATACCATCCTCTTGAGCCATTTTCTTACCAAAAGTATTAATGAAATGATAAGTAATAAAAATACCTACTGCAAATACAATTGGTAATCCAATACCTCCTTTTCTAATAATAGCTCCTAACGGCGCCCCAATGTAAAACATAAGGAAACAAGAAAAAGCAATTACAAATTTCTCATATAATGCAAGCCAGTGATCATTAATCCTCTTTACTTGGTTTAAAATAGAAAGATCATTACTCTCAGTGTTGAAACTAATATTATTAGTATAATCTATAGCAGATTGTAATATTCTACTTTGATTGTCATAAGTAAACCCTTTTAAAACATTTTCACCTATTTCAGCTATCTTTTTGTCTTTTTTACCAAGGCTATCGACATTAACTGTATTCACAGTTAAAACATTCCCTAATCTTTGGGTAAGATTATCAGCATTTGATGCTTTCTCTGTTATCATTGCTTTTTGAAGAGAATCAATAGTATAGCTAAGCTCACTTATATTAAGCATACCATAAGTATTGGTGATTTTCTCATCATCTTTACCTTCATTTTGAAAACTACTCAAATCAATATTCATTGTGTATTTTTTAAAATGTGTTTTTACAAAAGGATATTTCTTTGCCTCTTCATAATTCTTTGCTGTAACATCATCATAATAATTACCATCAAACAAATGAAGTTTCAAAATATTAGAACTTTCCTCAGTTTCCAGCTCACCATTGATAGATCTAATAACAGTTTTATTTTCATAACCTGAATTAGACTTCACATGCATCGTTACATTATCAAGATATTGTCCTTTATCTCCCGTTTTTTGGTCAACTTTGATATTGACTTGACCTAAATCATTAAACTGCCCAGCAGCTATAGCCATCGCTGGTTTAGTCTGAATAATCTCCTTGCGAAGATTTAAAAACTTATACTCAGCCTTAGGAATAACATCATTAGCAAACCAAAATGATACCCCTGCTAATCCAAATATAAAAATAGACAGTGGACGCATAGCTCTTTTCAAAGAAATACCTGAGGCTTTCATCGCTGCGAACTCGTAGTTTTCAGCAAAACTTCCAAAAGTCATAATAGAGGCTAATAAAACAGAAAGAGGCAACACTAGCGGTACCATCTTAGGAGAATAGAATAGTAAAAACTGGACAATGACTATCAAATCAAGATCCTTTCCTGCTAATTCTGAAATAAATAGCCAAACTCCTTGTAGGATAAATATAAAGTATAAAATAGCAAACACTGTTAACAGTGTTGATATAAAGCTTTTTAAAATGTAACGGTCAAGTATTTTCACTTAAAATATTCTAGTCTATATTGTTGATGTAATAGTTAGGGTACAACGACTGTGTAAAGGTAAAGTGATTTTTCGACATTGTCTGATTTGTTTTGAAAGAATTAACCGTCAATGTAGATTTACCCCCATCTTTATTCACCTGAATTTTATTATATATTTCTTTGCTACTAGAGTCTATCCCTAAAAAAACTTCTTTTATAACTGATTTTTTATCAGTTGGTATCAGTTTAATATATTGTATTTTTCGCCCATTTACATTTTGCAAGATATCCCATTGAAAGCTATATCCTTGGTTAAAAAAAGTAAGCATCTGAGATGGCAATATCCCATCAGGTGATTTTGAATCAAATTTTGATACTGTCACCTCTTCATCTTCTTTTGATATCGTATAAATCTTTTTTCCATCATAAATCTTTTGAATTCCCATAAAAGACAGATTATATAAATCCTTCTTAATATCTAACGTTCCTTTACCTTCAAAGTCCTGTTTGGTATTCTTATCATTCTTCTGGGTAAAAGAGAAGTTTATAGAAATATTATCATAACCATTAATTTTATTAGTTACTTCTGTTAAGTAATTTTTTGCTCGTTGACTACTCTGTGCATTCGCTGCTATAGCAAATAGAGCAACTCCTATAAATGCAATAATCTTCTTCATCATTTTTTATTAATTGTTATTTTCTTCATTATCAAAAAACTGATCTAAGGCTACCAAGTCAGGAATATTTACAGAACGCGCTTTACTTCCTTCAAACGGTCCTACTATACCTGCTGCCTCTAACTGATCTATTAATCTTCCTGCGCGATTATATCCAAGCTTTAATTTTCTTTGTAATAGTGATGCAGAACCTTGTTGCGCAGTTACAATAATAGATGCTGCTTCTTTAAACAATGAATCTCTTTCACTTATATCAATATCTAAATTAGTACTTCCTTCTTCTCCTACATACTCTGGTAAGATATATGCCTCGGGATAAGCTTTCTGCGATCCTATATACTCTGTTAGTTTTTCTACTTCTGGAGTATCTACAAAAGCACACTGTACACGTACTAATTCATTTCCTTGTGTATACAACATATCCCCTCTACCGATCAACTGATCCGCTCCTTGTTGATCTAGAATAGTTCGCGAGTCAATTTTAGAAGTTACTCTAAATGCTACACGGGCAGGAAAGTTTGCTTTAATAATACCTGTAATAACGTTAACAGATGGTCTCTGCGTTGCTATAATTAAATGTATACCGATAGCACGTGCTAATTGTGCTAAACGCGCGATAGGAGTCTCTACTTCTTTACCTGCTGTCATAATCAAATCCGCAAACTCATCTACTACTAACACAATATATGGTAGAAAACGGTGTCCTAGTTCAGGATTTAACTTACGCTGCTTAAACTTCTCATTATACTCCTTTATGTTTCTCACCATAGCATCTTTTAACAAACTATAGCGATTGTCCATCTCAATACAAAGTGAATTCAATGTATTAATAACTTTAGTATTATCAGTAATAATAGCTTCCTCTGAATTAGGCAATTTAGCTAAATAATGTCTTTCAATTTTATTAAATAACGTTAATTCTACTTTCTTAGGATCAACCAAAACAAATTTAACTTCTGCTGGGTGTTTTTTATAAAGCAATGATGTCAATAATGCATTTAGACCTACTGATTTACCTTGTCCAGTTGCTCCTGCCATTAACAGGTGAGGCATTTTTGCTAAGTCAACAACAAATGTCTCATTAGAAATAGTCTTTCCTAATGCTACTGGCAACTCCATCTCGGCACTTTGAAACTTAGGAGAAGCAATAACACTTCTCATAGATACCATAGATGGACTATTATTAGGTACTTCTATACCTATAGTCCCTTTGCCAGGAATAGGAGCGATAATACGAATACCTAAGGCTGAAAGTGACAGTGCAATATCATCTTCTAAATTTTTAATTTTCGAAATTCTAATACCTGCTTCTGGAACAATCTCATACAAAGTAACTGT is a window of Myroides oncorhynchi DNA encoding:
- the ribB gene encoding 3,4-dihydroxy-2-butanone-4-phosphate synthase, translated to MSHNHIQLNTIEEAIADIKAGKVIIVVDDEDRENEGDFIAAAEMVTPEMINFMATHGRGLICAPLTKERCQELDLHPMVNNNTVLHQTAFTVSIDLKGHGCTTGISVYDRAKTIESLVKQETTGDDLGRPGHIFPLIAKEGGVLRRTGHTEAAVDLARLAGFKPAGILVEILNEDGSMARLPQLMEVAKKWDLKIISIEALVAYRMKHDSLIEKKEDFEIDTKYGSFRLRAYQQNTNGQVHIALTKGDWNGQEAVLTRINSTIGNNDILDALSGKLSIRMENTFAKINEADKGAILFITQEDYSASLLNRLAMLKNTGAKLDLDTPKLSGDEKDFGIGAQILHDLNISKIKLLSNSAQGKRVGMTGYGLEITEYIQY
- a CDS encoding LolA family protein; the encoded protein is MKKIIAFIGVALFAIAANAQSSQRAKNYLTEVTNKINGYDNISINFSFTQKNDKNTKQDFEGKGTLDIKKDLYNLSFMGIQKIYDGKKIYTISKEDEEVTVSKFDSKSPDGILPSQMLTFFNQGYSFQWDILQNVNGRKIQYIKLIPTDKKSVIKEVFLGIDSSSKEIYNKIQVNKDGGKSTLTVNSFKTNQTMSKNHFTFTQSLYPNYYINNID
- a CDS encoding tyrosine-type recombinase/integrase; this translates as MDSETILKTLHDRLQVQRYANNTIKSYCGYAQIFLEYMNKYRTLNEIPIAEIEGFINEKVFQDNISASYQRSLVGAIKKIYELVNNQSIELNYLYPKRKSTQLPTFFSQEEVRKILNATENLKHKAILTTIYSCGLRLSELINLKLTDVKSDSNLLLIQQSKGNKDRLVALPDKLLSLLREYYIEYKPKIFLFEGTNDEQYSERSVQLVLKKSMKKANIVTKGSVHTLRHSYATHLIKSGIDIRVVQELLGHSDIRTTMIYTHITDVDKKSTPSPLDFL
- a CDS encoding LptF/LptG family permease; this encodes MKILDRYILKSFISTLLTVFAILYFIFILQGVWLFISELAGKDLDLIVIVQFLLFYSPKMVPLVLPLSVLLASIMTFGSFAENYEFAAMKASGISLKRAMRPLSIFIFGLAGVSFWFANDVIPKAEYKFLNLRKEIIQTKPAMAIAAGQFNDLGQVNIKVDQKTGDKGQYLDNVTMHVKSNSGYENKTVIRSINGELETEESSNILKLHLFDGNYYDDVTAKNYEEAKKYPFVKTHFKKYTMNIDLSSFQNEGKDDEKITNTYGMLNISELSYTIDSLQKAMITEKASNADNLTQRLGNVLTVNTVNVDSLGKKDKKIAEIGENVLKGFTYDNQSRILQSAIDYTNNISFNTESNDLSILNQVKRINDHWLALYEKFVIAFSCFLMFYIGAPLGAIIRKGGIGLPIVFAVGIFITYHFINTFGKKMAQEDGIIPFLGGWIGSLALTPLAIYLTYKATKDNGDVSFSLSLDTIKDLFVSAKMRFKANKEEIKSTENNKNN
- a CDS encoding tetracycline-inactivating monooxygenase Tet(X2); this translates as MTMRIDTDKQMNLLSDKNVAIIGGGPVGLTMAKLLQQNGIDVSVYERDNDREARIFGGTLDLHKGSGQEAMKKAGLLQTYYDLALPMGVNIADEKGNILSTKNVKPENRFDNPEINRNDLRAILLNSLENDTVIWDRKLVMLEPGKKKWTLTFENKPSETADLVILANGGMSKVRKFVTDTEVEETGTFNIQADIHQPEINCPGFFQLCNGNRLMASHQGNLLFANPNNNGALHFGISFKTPDEWKNQTQVDFQNRNSVVDFLLKEFSDWDERYKELIHTTLSFVGLATRIFPLEKPWKSKRPLPITMIGDAAHLMPPFAGQGVNSGLVDALILSDNLADGKFNSIEEAVKNYEQQMFIYGKEAQEESTQNEIEMFKPDFTFQQLLNV
- a CDS encoding DNA translocase FtsK, with translation MEKENTTKKKTAQSNNTSKKFDTTIHINSRFLITILLIISGIALTLSFISYLITGIEDQSNLELLGNRQVEVSNWLGKLGAYLAHVFVYQGFGLASFFFSKMLVHTGIYAFFSIPARRIKKVIFWDLFSMLLLSVFLGFFWSSNPLLGGVVGYDLNLYFVDYLGTAGTVLLLFFFAIVFSLFRFKLSPASIRQGLENLPLHFKKFKKKHIEVPVDFDQQKEASHPIDKDVCDTNNSTQNIENKNTPIKEEDFSIYEEPELITPKSTIVEQKDIKPTIQNSSELILDHNSVKQSESKISKPIASSTNDFVIEEIKEEGSLEENLAAKLVQDFGEFDPTLELSNYQFPSIELLKEYSGSGITINQEELEENKNRIVDTLRNYKIEIAQIKATVGPTVTLYEIVPEAGIRISKIKNLEDDIALSLSALGIRIIAPIPGKGTIGIEVPNNSPSMVSMRSVIASPKFQSAEMELPVALGKTISNETFVVDLAKMPHLLMAGATGQGKSVGLNALLTSLLYKKHPAEVKFVLVDPKKVELTLFNKIERHYLAKLPNSEEAIITDNTKVINTLNSLCIEMDNRYSLLKDAMVRNIKEYNEKFKQRKLNPELGHRFLPYIVLVVDEFADLIMTAGKEVETPIARLAQLARAIGIHLIIATQRPSVNVITGIIKANFPARVAFRVTSKIDSRTILDQQGADQLIGRGDMLYTQGNELVRVQCAFVDTPEVEKLTEYIGSQKAYPEAYILPEYVGEEGSTNLDIDISERDSLFKEAASIIVTAQQGSASLLQRKLKLGYNRAGRLIDQLEAAGIVGPFEGSKARSVNIPDLVALDQFFDNEENNN